A region of Candidatus Bathyarchaeota archaeon DNA encodes the following proteins:
- a CDS encoding molybdopterin-dependent oxidoreductase, producing MQVVKAVTCPVCGSLCDDIELTVENGQIVKVKNGCAMCEAKFLGHRGEHRILKPLIRKNGELVETTLEEAVKRAAEILAGANYPVLYGWSSTSCEATSVGIELAEEVGGVIDNTAVVCHGPSLLSVQDVGISSCTLGQIRHRADLIIYWGCDPWSAHPRHIERYTAFSEGRFEKSAWRNYVAKIKALVGRKKIQSTVKRLVLKKPPEIKARLEPTFIPSIMKEGRKLIVIDVRRTKTAEMADFFVQVEPNKDYELLQAFRALIRDQELEVDSVAGVPVQYLEEVADAMVNCDFGALFFGLGLTMSGAKLRNIDAALSLVRDLNMRTKFIIMPMRGHFNVTGANTVFTWQTGYPYAVDFSLGYPRYNPGETSVVDVLLRGESDAALIVASDPVSNFPRKAAEHLVKNPLIYIGPHMDVTAQVADVVIPSALVGVEASGTAYRMDHVPIPLKKVVDPPKGVLPDEEILTRILAEVRKIKSEKAEAA from the coding sequence GTGCAGGTTGTCAAAGCCGTAACGTGTCCGGTTTGTGGAAGCTTATGTGACGACATAGAGCTAACCGTAGAAAACGGCCAGATTGTTAAGGTTAAAAACGGCTGCGCCATGTGTGAAGCCAAATTCCTGGGCCACCGTGGTGAGCATCGTATACTAAAGCCTCTGATTAGAAAGAACGGTGAACTTGTTGAGACAACTCTCGAAGAAGCTGTTAAGCGGGCTGCAGAAATTCTTGCAGGTGCCAATTATCCTGTGCTTTACGGTTGGAGCAGCACAAGCTGCGAAGCCACAAGTGTAGGCATAGAACTTGCCGAAGAAGTTGGCGGCGTCATAGACAACACGGCAGTTGTCTGCCACGGCCCATCACTTTTAAGCGTTCAAGACGTCGGCATATCATCGTGCACTCTAGGGCAAATCCGTCATAGAGCCGACTTAATCATTTATTGGGGATGCGACCCATGGAGCGCCCATCCAAGACATATTGAACGTTACACAGCCTTCTCTGAGGGCAGATTCGAGAAAAGTGCATGGCGAAACTACGTGGCCAAAATTAAAGCTCTCGTGGGTCGGAAGAAAATTCAAAGCACTGTTAAAAGGCTCGTCTTAAAAAAACCTCCGGAAATTAAAGCCCGACTAGAGCCTACTTTTATTCCCTCCATCATGAAGGAAGGCCGAAAACTCATAGTTATCGACGTTAGACGTACAAAAACAGCGGAGATGGCTGACTTCTTCGTCCAAGTGGAGCCCAACAAAGACTACGAGCTTCTGCAGGCTTTTAGGGCTCTAATTCGCGACCAAGAGCTTGAAGTCGACAGCGTCGCAGGTGTTCCCGTCCAATATTTGGAGGAGGTTGCCGATGCTATGGTTAACTGCGACTTCGGCGCGCTTTTCTTTGGGCTAGGCTTAACCATGAGCGGCGCCAAACTAAGAAATATTGACGCTGCACTTTCGCTGGTCCGCGATCTAAACATGCGAACAAAATTCATCATAATGCCCATGCGAGGCCACTTCAATGTAACTGGCGCTAACACGGTGTTCACTTGGCAGACAGGCTACCCATACGCCGTAGACTTTTCACTGGGCTATCCGAGGTATAACCCTGGCGAAACATCGGTTGTTGACGTGTTGCTGCGAGGCGAGTCGGACGCCGCCCTGATTGTGGCTTCTGACCCCGTCTCTAACTTTCCAAGAAAAGCCGCCGAACATCTTGTTAAGAATCCGCTTATCTACATCGGCCCACACATGGACGTTACAGCTCAAGTGGCAGATGTCGTGATTCCATCTGCTCTTGTAGGCGTTGAGGCTTCTGGAACAGCTTACCGTATGGACCACGTGCCCATACCACTCAAAAAAGTTGTAGACCCGCCAAAAGGAGTTTTGCCTGACGAAGAAATTTTGACGAGAATTTTGGCGGAGGTTAGAAAAATAAAGAGCGAAAAGGCGGAGGCGGCCTAA
- a CDS encoding formylmethanofuran dehydrogenase subunit A: MELLIKNGFVYDPINGVNGEKMDIAIKDGKIVEKVNEREAKIIDASGMVVMPGGIDIHSHIAGGKVNAGRLLRPEDHFKDVERKTAVTRSGVGYSIPSTFTTGYRYARMGWTTVMDPAMPPLEAKHTHEELSDTPIIDKASYPLLGDWWFVLEYLRDGKIEECARHVAWMIKATKGYAIKLVNPGGLEAWGFGRNVESIDDPVPHFGITPREIIRGLCKVNKLLNLPHTIHVHTNNLGKPGNYITALETMKCVEDLAEDDKPAIHITHCQFCAFKGDDWRTFQSGAEEIANYVNAHSHVTMDMGQIIFTDTTTMTADGPFQYTLYMLSGNKWTNHDVETETSAGIVPFHYKRKSYVHATQWSIGLELALLIKDPWKILMTTDHPNAGPFIAYPRIVAWLMSRKAREATLKKINPKARSRSLLPSIKRELDFYEIAVVTRAGQAKALGLKSKGHLGVGADADIAIYNFNPETMDPSRKYKAVRRAFKRAAYTIKSGQVVVKDGEILKHVDGATMWIDVQLCEPCEIELNENMKRRFKEYWTVEFENYPVSEDYLAISRPIPVKADV; the protein is encoded by the coding sequence ATGGAGCTTTTAATAAAAAACGGGTTTGTTTATGATCCAATTAATGGTGTTAACGGCGAAAAAATGGACATAGCCATAAAAGACGGCAAAATAGTGGAAAAAGTTAATGAACGTGAAGCCAAAATAATAGACGCCTCCGGCATGGTCGTCATGCCCGGCGGCATAGACATTCACAGCCACATAGCTGGCGGAAAAGTAAATGCTGGAAGGCTATTGCGTCCAGAAGATCACTTCAAGGACGTTGAACGGAAAACCGCTGTCACAAGGTCTGGGGTGGGCTATTCTATTCCATCCACGTTTACAACAGGTTACCGTTATGCAAGGATGGGCTGGACAACTGTTATGGACCCGGCCATGCCGCCGTTAGAGGCGAAACATACCCATGAAGAGCTCAGTGACACCCCCATTATTGATAAGGCTAGTTATCCGCTTCTGGGCGACTGGTGGTTTGTGCTTGAATATCTGCGTGACGGCAAAATCGAGGAGTGCGCCCGCCACGTGGCTTGGATGATCAAAGCGACGAAAGGCTATGCCATAAAACTTGTGAATCCAGGCGGGCTTGAGGCTTGGGGCTTCGGCCGCAACGTGGAAAGCATAGACGACCCAGTTCCTCATTTCGGAATTACGCCTCGTGAAATTATCCGCGGCTTATGCAAGGTTAACAAACTTCTAAACTTGCCTCACACGATTCACGTTCACACCAACAATTTAGGCAAACCCGGCAACTATATAACTGCTTTAGAGACAATGAAATGCGTTGAGGACTTGGCGGAGGACGATAAACCAGCCATCCATATAACGCACTGCCAGTTCTGCGCCTTTAAGGGCGACGATTGGCGAACTTTCCAGTCTGGAGCCGAAGAAATAGCCAACTACGTTAATGCCCACTCTCATGTTACGATGGACATGGGGCAAATTATTTTCACGGACACCACAACCATGACGGCTGATGGTCCCTTCCAGTACACGCTTTACATGCTTAGCGGTAACAAGTGGACAAACCATGATGTGGAAACAGAGACAAGCGCTGGAATAGTTCCCTTCCATTATAAGCGGAAAAGCTATGTCCATGCAACACAATGGTCCATAGGCCTTGAACTCGCCTTGTTAATCAAGGATCCATGGAAAATCCTGATGACGACAGATCACCCCAACGCTGGGCCTTTCATTGCTTATCCGCGGATTGTTGCTTGGCTAATGAGCCGAAAAGCCAGAGAAGCCACCCTCAAAAAGATTAACCCCAAAGCTAGGAGTAGAAGCCTCTTACCATCAATAAAACGTGAATTAGACTTTTACGAAATAGCCGTAGTAACTCGCGCCGGGCAGGCCAAAGCCCTAGGCCTAAAAAGCAAGGGCCATCTCGGTGTGGGAGCAGACGCGGACATAGCCATATACAATTTTAATCCGGAAACCATGGATCCGTCAAGGAAGTATAAGGCTGTTAGACGCGCGTTTAAGCGGGCTGCCTACACCATAAAGAGTGGACAAGTGGTTGTTAAGGACGGCGAAATCCTAAAGCATGTAGACGGCGCCACCATGTGGATTGACGTGCAACTATGCGAGCCATGTGAGATAGAGCTAAATGAAAACATGAAAAGACGTTTTAAGGAATACTGGACTGTAGAGTTTGAGAATTATCCAGTTTCAGAGGATTATTTGGCAATTTCCCGTCCAATACCCGTGAAGGCTGATGTGTAA
- a CDS encoding formylmethanofuran dehydrogenase subunit C, with product MNVNLYPIKEFKLPIVAECINPDVFKGKSLKEVEALEVWEGNKQKRLGELFKVEGENVEGAKEAPVITVHGDVSRVRRIGAGMKSGEIVVKGDAGMHLGEEMRGGKITVYGNVLGWAGSMMKGGTIEIYGNAGDYLGSPYRGSTEGMKGGKIIVHGNVGREVGAHMKKGIIKIYGCAGQFVGFRMRGGTIYVQKDCEARAGACMVDGTIVVGGHIESVMPTFTIEGLRKKVKIEESEVVETPFYLFIGDLTENGHGRLFVAKGPNPHLNHYERFL from the coding sequence ATGAATGTGAATCTCTACCCCATAAAAGAGTTCAAACTACCTATTGTGGCAGAATGCATAAACCCAGACGTTTTCAAAGGTAAAAGCCTAAAAGAAGTCGAAGCCCTAGAAGTCTGGGAAGGAAACAAACAGAAAAGACTAGGCGAACTCTTCAAGGTGGAAGGGGAAAACGTTGAAGGCGCCAAGGAAGCCCCTGTGATAACTGTTCATGGCGATGTTAGCCGTGTTAGGCGAATAGGCGCCGGCATGAAAAGCGGCGAAATCGTTGTTAAGGGCGACGCTGGTATGCATTTAGGCGAGGAAATGCGGGGCGGAAAAATAACAGTTTACGGCAACGTTTTAGGCTGGGCTGGCTCCATGATGAAGGGCGGCACAATAGAGATTTACGGCAACGCTGGCGACTATTTGGGGTCTCCTTACAGGGGCAGTACTGAGGGAATGAAGGGCGGAAAAATAATAGTGCATGGAAACGTCGGCCGTGAAGTCGGAGCCCACATGAAAAAGGGTATAATCAAAATCTATGGTTGTGCTGGACAATTTGTGGGCTTCCGCATGAGAGGCGGCACAATCTACGTGCAGAAAGATTGCGAAGCGAGAGCCGGTGCATGTATGGTGGATGGTACCATAGTGGTTGGTGGTCACATAGAGTCAGTCATGCCCACTTTCACTATTGAAGGTTTAAGGAAGAAAGTCAAAATCGAGGAAAGCGAAGTTGTCGAGACACCCTTCTACCTTTTCATAGGCGATTTGACTGAAAATGGTCACGGAAGGCTTTTCGTCGCCAAAGGACCGAATCCTCATCTAAACCATTATGAAAGATTTCTTTAA
- a CDS encoding methenyltetrahydromethanopterin cyclohydrolase, producing the protein MSKTVLSVNRLAWKLLEKLCENPEYYGVKVENRNGAIVVDAGINARGGFQAGKIITEICMGGCGKARISCSRYGELELPTIFVYTDHPAIATLGSQFAGWNIKNGDYSAIGSGPARAIVQKPKEIYERLGYKDECEKAIVVLETDKYPPETLIERLARDCKVEKKNLAIILTPTASVAGATQVAGRIVETGIHKLEKLDLDPKMILHAWGYAPIPPTHPKFIKAMARTNDAILYGGVTYYVVDCENEEALAKTVEKAPSKASEDYGHPFLEIFKAAGYDFYRIDPNIFAPAVVIVNNLRTGNTFKAGDINLNALKESFGF; encoded by the coding sequence TTGTCGAAAACCGTTTTAAGTGTAAATCGTTTGGCTTGGAAACTTTTAGAAAAGCTATGTGAAAACCCTGAATATTATGGTGTAAAAGTTGAAAATAGAAACGGCGCTATAGTGGTGGACGCAGGCATAAACGCTAGAGGCGGCTTTCAAGCTGGCAAAATAATAACGGAAATCTGCATGGGTGGATGCGGAAAAGCACGTATAAGCTGTAGCCGATATGGCGAACTTGAGCTTCCGACAATATTTGTTTACACAGATCATCCGGCTATAGCCACTTTGGGTTCACAGTTTGCGGGTTGGAACATCAAGAATGGCGATTACTCTGCTATTGGCTCCGGACCAGCTAGAGCCATAGTCCAAAAACCGAAGGAGATCTATGAGCGTTTGGGCTACAAGGACGAATGCGAGAAAGCTATAGTAGTTTTGGAAACCGACAAATACCCGCCGGAAACGCTCATAGAGCGCTTAGCCCGCGACTGCAAAGTGGAAAAGAAAAATCTAGCTATAATATTGACGCCGACAGCAAGTGTCGCCGGCGCCACTCAAGTGGCTGGCAGAATTGTTGAAACTGGGATTCACAAGCTTGAGAAGCTTGACCTTGACCCTAAAATGATTCTTCACGCTTGGGGGTACGCTCCCATACCGCCAACTCACCCAAAGTTTATTAAAGCCATGGCGAGAACTAATGATGCCATCCTTTATGGCGGAGTAACCTATTATGTAGTGGATTGTGAAAACGAGGAGGCCTTGGCGAAAACTGTGGAAAAGGCACCATCAAAGGCCTCTGAGGACTATGGTCATCCATTTCTTGAAATTTTCAAGGCAGCAGGCTACGACTTCTATAGGATAGATCCAAATATTTTCGCGCCAGCAGTTGTGATTGTTAACAACTTGAGAACCGGAAACACTTTCAAGGCTGGAGACATAAACCTGAACGCTTTGAAAGAATCTTTTGGTTTCTAA
- a CDS encoding serine/threonine protein phosphatase → MQLQQIVKEALDASGREFSQLVEKATSLLKGENGKIGNFEVIGRLIKLQPVGEALVVGDLHGDLESLIDILNSSQFIQKMGQSSDAVIMFLGDYGDRGPYSAEVYYIVLKLKLQFPRQIILLRGNHEGPEDLMASPHDLPWQFEARFSVEWKEAYTRIRELFKYLYNAVVVEDRYLMVHGGPPPEAKTLEDLAYAHMRHPKESLLEDLLWSDPIDTISETCASPRGAGKLFGQNVTNVALQRFGVKIFIRGHEPCMEGYKINHNGKILTLFSRKGPPYFNEHGAYLMVGLSEKPQNAMELQPYIHEF, encoded by the coding sequence TTGCAGCTTCAACAAATAGTTAAAGAGGCTCTCGATGCCTCAGGTCGAGAGTTCAGCCAACTTGTAGAAAAAGCTACGAGCCTCCTTAAAGGCGAAAATGGGAAAATTGGAAACTTTGAAGTTATAGGACGACTTATAAAGCTTCAACCAGTAGGCGAGGCTCTGGTTGTAGGCGATTTGCACGGCGACCTCGAAAGCCTCATTGACATCTTGAACAGCAGTCAATTTATTCAAAAAATGGGTCAAAGCTCTGACGCCGTTATCATGTTCCTTGGTGACTATGGGGATAGGGGCCCATATTCGGCGGAAGTTTACTACATCGTTTTAAAGCTTAAACTTCAGTTTCCAAGACAAATAATTCTGCTACGGGGGAACCATGAGGGGCCAGAAGATCTTATGGCTTCACCACACGACTTACCTTGGCAGTTTGAAGCGCGGTTCAGCGTGGAATGGAAAGAAGCCTACACACGCATACGCGAACTCTTCAAGTACCTATACAACGCGGTAGTTGTTGAAGATCGTTACCTAATGGTGCATGGCGGTCCACCACCCGAAGCAAAAACTCTTGAAGACTTAGCTTACGCCCATATGAGACATCCCAAAGAAAGCTTATTGGAGGATTTATTGTGGAGCGACCCCATTGATACCATAAGCGAAACATGTGCTTCGCCCCGCGGTGCCGGAAAACTTTTTGGACAAAATGTGACGAATGTTGCCTTGCAACGTTTCGGCGTAAAAATTTTTATCCGAGGCCACGAACCATGCATGGAAGGCTACAAAATAAACCATAATGGAAAAATCTTAACTCTGTTCTCGAGAAAGGGGCCACCATACTTTAACGAACACGGCGCATATTTAATGGTGGGCCTTTCTGAAAAACCGCAAAATGCCATGGAACTGCAACCCTACATCCACGAATTCTAG
- a CDS encoding RimK family alpha-L-glutamate ligase, whose product MKFGIVTRNPNAYSSTQLREALERRGIPYVCFSFPWLVARVGYRPYLNVRSIDVLKDLNALIIRPIGRGSLEEIVFRMDLLYRLERLGFYVVNPPEAIEHCVDKYDLLAILEDNGVPVPRTAVTEDPDEALKAFHELGGDVVVKPIFGSRGIGSTRINDPEVAYTVFRAIAFYHGVIYLQEFVPHGCSDVRAFVIGDRVTAAMRRVATSWKTNYSQGARPEPLRLEGQLEELAVKSAQLIKCKIAGVDILESPRGPLIIEVNSQPGWRGLQSIARVNIADEIISFVLSELKK is encoded by the coding sequence TTGAAGTTTGGAATAGTCACACGGAATCCAAACGCCTACAGTTCAACTCAACTCCGCGAGGCGTTAGAAAGACGTGGAATCCCCTACGTCTGTTTCAGTTTCCCATGGCTTGTCGCCCGTGTTGGCTACAGACCCTACTTAAACGTGCGAAGCATAGATGTCCTAAAAGATTTAAATGCGTTAATTATACGACCTATTGGACGTGGCTCGCTTGAAGAGATTGTTTTTCGCATGGACTTGCTTTATCGGCTTGAGCGTTTAGGCTTTTATGTAGTTAACCCGCCTGAAGCCATCGAACACTGTGTAGACAAATATGATTTGTTGGCTATTCTAGAAGATAATGGTGTACCGGTACCTCGGACAGCTGTTACAGAAGATCCGGATGAAGCCTTAAAGGCGTTTCACGAACTTGGCGGAGACGTTGTGGTGAAGCCGATTTTCGGCTCCCGTGGAATTGGCTCTACACGTATAAATGATCCGGAGGTAGCTTACACGGTTTTTAGGGCAATAGCATTCTATCATGGCGTAATATACCTCCAAGAATTCGTGCCCCATGGATGTTCTGATGTTCGCGCCTTCGTTATAGGTGATCGTGTGACGGCAGCCATGCGTCGTGTCGCAACCAGCTGGAAAACCAACTACAGCCAAGGCGCACGTCCAGAACCGTTAAGGCTTGAAGGCCAGCTTGAAGAGTTGGCGGTGAAATCCGCCCAGCTAATAAAGTGTAAAATTGCAGGTGTAGACATTCTGGAAAGCCCAAGAGGCCCATTAATAATAGAGGTTAACAGTCAACCCGGCTGGCGGGGCTTGCAGTCTATTGCCCGTGTCAACATTGCAGACGAAATAATAAGCTTTGTGCTATCAGAATTGAAAAAATAG
- the fdhD gene encoding formate dehydrogenase accessory sulfurtransferase FdhD, producing MKIVKINIKTQELMKTEDLVAEETHIHVFINKRPYATIFCTPQDLKELVAGHILSEGLIENIGEIEKISIKENGLCNVSLKSTVNIESRLKLAQRLYRIIPSACGGPYQPLALKHVKKVDSKLTVKAETIQRCIQNLNNMSETYRKTHGVHAAALFRSDETLSAFAEDVGRHNAVDKVIGKCALKGETFNECLLISSGRLTADIVLKAARVGIPIVASITATLNSSIEIAQKANLTLIGFVRGFYMKIYNAPERILFP from the coding sequence GTGAAAATTGTTAAAATTAACATTAAAACCCAAGAGCTCATGAAAACCGAGGATTTAGTAGCGGAGGAAACACATATTCACGTATTTATAAACAAGAGACCTTATGCCACCATATTCTGCACACCGCAAGACCTTAAAGAGCTGGTTGCAGGGCACATCCTTTCCGAAGGCCTCATAGAAAATATCGGGGAAATCGAGAAAATAAGCATTAAAGAAAATGGCTTATGCAATGTAAGCCTAAAATCCACCGTGAACATCGAATCTCGATTAAAACTTGCCCAGCGGCTTTACCGTATAATTCCATCAGCATGCGGGGGTCCATATCAGCCTCTGGCACTGAAACATGTCAAAAAAGTGGACTCAAAACTAACTGTGAAGGCTGAAACAATTCAGCGTTGCATCCAAAACTTAAATAACATGTCCGAAACTTACCGGAAAACCCATGGAGTACACGCAGCCGCCCTTTTTAGATCAGATGAAACGCTTTCAGCCTTTGCGGAAGATGTGGGCCGTCACAATGCCGTTGACAAAGTTATAGGCAAATGCGCCCTAAAAGGAGAAACCTTTAACGAATGCCTCTTAATCTCAAGCGGCAGATTAACCGCAGACATAGTGCTTAAAGCCGCAAGAGTTGGCATACCCATAGTCGCCTCTATAACAGCAACTTTAAACTCTAGCATAGAAATCGCCCAAAAAGCAAACCTAACATTAATAGGCTTCGTCCGCGGCTTCTACATGAAAATTTATAACGCTCCTGAACGAATTCTCTTTCCTTAG
- a CDS encoding sulfide-dependent adenosine diphosphate thiazole synthase encodes MVEQIWDVEEEAITKAIVLKSLEDWLSIAETDVVIVGAGPSGLTAARYLAKAGLKTVVFERKLSFGGGIGGGGMQFHKVVVQSPADKILREVGCRLEPLEKGLFILDAADMMAKLACGAVDAGAKIILGVTVEDLIYRDSPTRIAGVVVQWTSVIMAGLHVDPLAVKSKAVVDCTGHDAEILAIASRKIPQLGITVKGEKSMWSSQAEKLTIKNTREVCPGLFAAGMAVAAIEQTPRMGPIFGGMLLSGAKVAKLVIEKLMGKSLSPHELL; translated from the coding sequence ATGGTTGAACAAATTTGGGATGTTGAAGAAGAGGCCATAACAAAGGCGATAGTTCTAAAATCCTTGGAAGACTGGTTGAGCATAGCGGAAACAGATGTTGTCATTGTGGGCGCTGGGCCTTCCGGTTTGACTGCAGCAAGATACTTGGCTAAGGCTGGACTTAAAACCGTTGTTTTTGAAAGGAAGCTTTCTTTTGGCGGGGGAATAGGCGGTGGAGGCATGCAGTTCCATAAAGTTGTTGTGCAGTCACCTGCAGATAAGATTCTTCGGGAAGTGGGCTGTAGGCTTGAACCGTTGGAAAAGGGGCTTTTCATACTGGACGCAGCCGACATGATGGCTAAGCTGGCTTGCGGGGCAGTTGATGCTGGAGCAAAAATAATTTTGGGCGTAACCGTTGAAGACTTGATATACCGCGATTCGCCAACAAGGATTGCAGGTGTCGTAGTGCAGTGGACGTCTGTTATAATGGCTGGGCTTCATGTTGATCCGTTAGCCGTCAAATCTAAAGCCGTTGTGGACTGCACTGGTCACGACGCAGAAATTCTTGCAATCGCCTCAAGAAAAATTCCCCAGCTGGGAATAACTGTCAAAGGCGAAAAATCTATGTGGTCATCCCAAGCTGAAAAATTAACAATAAAAAACACGAGAGAGGTTTGCCCGGGACTTTTTGCGGCGGGCATGGCCGTAGCAGCCATAGAACAAACGCCACGCATGGGCCCAATATTCGGAGGTATGCTCCTAAGCGGTGCAAAAGTTGCAAAACTGGTTATAGAGAAGCTTATGGGTAAAAGCTTGAGCCCTCATGAACTTCTGTAA
- a CDS encoding bifunctional hydroxymethylpyrimidine kinase/phosphomethylpyrimidine kinase — MKSQTPIAITIAGSDSGGGAGIQADLKTFAALGVHGTVAITSVTAQNTHSVKAVQDLRPEIVIEQIRTVAEDFGIDAGKTGMLHTKEIIEAVASEVSKYSFPLVVDPVMVSKSGAPLLEAEAIDVLKKRLLPLAKVVTPNRFEAERLSGIEIKSLMDVETAAMEISKMGPEAVVIKGGHFEGEEVTDFLYYEGRFWKFTAPRLDVKTTHGTGCSFSAAIAAGLAKKMDVPEAVEKAKNFVTLSIKFGLKIGKGYGPVNPMVYLYRETSKYEVLSSLEEAKNLLEKHPEVAALVPEVGMNIAMAVRYAEKVNDIAAIDGRIVKTSSGVRAGNPRFGCSHHLANYLIEVVKHEEDKRAAVNLKFSEETLKALEDIGLTVSFYDRTKEPEEIKMVEGMTIPWGVKEAIKKVGNVPDVIYHRGDIGKEPMIVIFGKDALSLAKLVVKIAEEIKNR, encoded by the coding sequence ATGAAGAGCCAAACTCCAATTGCGATAACTATTGCTGGAAGCGACTCTGGAGGCGGTGCCGGAATCCAGGCAGATCTAAAGACTTTTGCAGCTTTAGGTGTCCACGGAACCGTCGCCATCACATCGGTTACCGCCCAAAACACTCATTCCGTTAAGGCTGTGCAGGATTTGAGGCCGGAGATAGTTATCGAACAAATTAGGACTGTAGCTGAGGATTTTGGAATAGACGCTGGGAAAACCGGCATGCTTCATACCAAGGAAATTATAGAAGCTGTAGCCTCCGAAGTCTCCAAGTATAGTTTCCCATTAGTCGTGGATCCAGTTATGGTGTCAAAGTCTGGGGCTCCCTTGCTAGAGGCTGAAGCCATAGACGTCTTGAAAAAGCGCTTGCTTCCATTAGCAAAAGTGGTTACCCCCAACAGATTTGAAGCTGAAAGGCTTTCAGGCATCGAAATAAAAAGCTTAATGGATGTTGAAACTGCCGCCATGGAAATCTCCAAAATGGGTCCTGAAGCTGTTGTAATAAAAGGGGGACATTTTGAGGGTGAAGAAGTTACAGATTTCCTTTACTATGAAGGCAGGTTTTGGAAGTTCACAGCTCCTAGGCTAGACGTGAAAACTACGCATGGAACTGGATGCAGTTTTTCGGCAGCCATAGCGGCTGGACTTGCCAAGAAAATGGATGTCCCAGAGGCTGTGGAGAAAGCCAAAAATTTTGTTACCTTGAGCATAAAATTCGGCTTAAAAATTGGTAAGGGTTATGGTCCGGTTAATCCTATGGTTTATCTTTACCGTGAAACTTCAAAATATGAGGTTTTGTCAAGCCTAGAAGAAGCCAAAAACCTTTTGGAAAAACATCCGGAAGTCGCAGCGCTCGTCCCAGAAGTTGGCATGAACATCGCCATGGCGGTTAGATATGCCGAAAAAGTTAACGATATCGCCGCCATAGATGGAAGGATCGTTAAAACATCAAGCGGTGTTAGGGCTGGAAACCCGAGGTTTGGATGCTCACATCATTTAGCTAATTACTTGATTGAAGTTGTCAAACACGAGGAGGATAAAAGAGCGGCGGTAAACCTAAAGTTTTCAGAAGAAACATTGAAAGCGTTAGAAGATATTGGTTTAACTGTTTCTTTCTATGATCGCACAAAAGAACCGGAGGAAATTAAAATGGTTGAGGGAATGACGATACCTTGGGGTGTGAAGGAAGCTATAAAGAAGGTTGGAAATGTTCCAGACGTAATTTATCATAGAGGAGACATTGGAAAAGAGCCTATGATAGTTATATTTGGAAAAGACGCCTTGTCCCTAGCGAAACTGGTCGTAAAAATTGCTGAAGAGATAAAGAACAGATGA